In Corvus moneduloides isolate bCorMon1 chromosome 3, bCorMon1.pri, whole genome shotgun sequence, one DNA window encodes the following:
- the NDUFAF4 gene encoding NADH dehydrogenase [ubiquinone] 1 alpha subcomplex assembly factor 4 isoform X1, with protein MGGRVTRVFRNFNVENRASREISKEKPTPAPRHPTARPDAMADSPEIKEEVLRKDDRFLTLLKDVYVESRDPPVRVKDGGGEHLPCKQEEKRLTKLGHLEALDVKKVPIGKISIVEALTLLNNHKLQPQIWTAEKIAAEYSLELKEVNSLLEFFIPFAVQEFPKETKKAIKSHKPKQLT; from the exons ATGGGCGGGCGGGTGACCCGCGTGTTCCGGAATTTTAACGTGGAGAACCGGGCTAGCCGCGAGATCAGCAAGGAGAAGCCCACGCCCGCGCCGCGGCACCCCACCGCCCGACCGGACGCCATGGCCG ATAGCCCAGAGATAAAAGAAGAAGTTCTCAGAAAGGATGATAGGTTCCTCACCTTGCTAAAAGATGTTTATGTGGAGTCCAGAGATCCACCAGTGCGG GTAAAAGATGGAGGTGGTGAACATCTTCCATGtaaacaggaggaaaagagacTTACAAAATTAGGCCACTTGGAAGCTCTAGATGTTAAGAAAGTTCCCATAGGCAAAATTTCCATTGTGGAGGCTCTGACACTTCTTAATAATCATAAACTTCAACCTCAAATATGGACTGCAGAGAAAATAGCAGCAGAATACAGTCTGGAACTGAAGGAGGTCAACTCTCTTCTGGAATTCTTCATTCCTTTTGCTGTGCAGGAATTTCctaaagaaaccaaaaaagccataaaaagtCATAAACCAAAACAGTTAACATAA
- the NDUFAF4 gene encoding NADH dehydrogenase [ubiquinone] 1 alpha subcomplex assembly factor 4 isoform X2 encodes MPGAAAAVPGRLWDDSPEIKEEVLRKDDRFLTLLKDVYVESRDPPVRVKDGGGEHLPCKQEEKRLTKLGHLEALDVKKVPIGKISIVEALTLLNNHKLQPQIWTAEKIAAEYSLELKEVNSLLEFFIPFAVQEFPKETKKAIKSHKPKQLT; translated from the exons ATGCCGGGAGCcgcggcggcggtgccggggcggCTGTGGGACG ATAGCCCAGAGATAAAAGAAGAAGTTCTCAGAAAGGATGATAGGTTCCTCACCTTGCTAAAAGATGTTTATGTGGAGTCCAGAGATCCACCAGTGCGG GTAAAAGATGGAGGTGGTGAACATCTTCCATGtaaacaggaggaaaagagacTTACAAAATTAGGCCACTTGGAAGCTCTAGATGTTAAGAAAGTTCCCATAGGCAAAATTTCCATTGTGGAGGCTCTGACACTTCTTAATAATCATAAACTTCAACCTCAAATATGGACTGCAGAGAAAATAGCAGCAGAATACAGTCTGGAACTGAAGGAGGTCAACTCTCTTCTGGAATTCTTCATTCCTTTTGCTGTGCAGGAATTTCctaaagaaaccaaaaaagccataaaaagtCATAAACCAAAACAGTTAACATAA